The Acidobacteriota bacterium genomic interval GCTCGGGTCTGGTTCGGAACGGGAGCGGAAGCTCATCGCTGCACTGAGTGTTCTCCTGGATGATGCGAGTGAAGCTCAGTACCGCGGAAGAGCGATGAAGTACCTGGATGCAATGACCGCTTTGGCGAGAGACGAGAGAGAGAACCTCGAGGTCCAGGTATTTTATGCACTGGCTCTTCTCTCGACCGCTTCACCTGCAGACAAGACGCACGCAAATCAAAAGAAAGCAGCGGACTTGCTAGAGCCTCTCTATCGGGTTCATCCACAGCACCCCGGAATCCCGCATTACCTGATCCATGCCTACGACAACGCGGAACTCGCTTCCCGTGGTTTGGCTGTCGCGAACGCATACTCGAACATTGCGCCCTCGGCTCCGCACGCTTTGCACATGCCGTCGCACATTTTTACCAGACTTGGGTTGTGGGATGAATCCATCACCAGCAACCTTGCTGCGCGAGATGCGGCGCATCGGCAAGGAGATACCGGTGAAGAGCTTCACGCGATGGACTATCTCGTGTATGCCTATCTTCAAAGTGGACGCGACCCACAAGCCGCTGAAATTATCCATCAACTGAAGAGCAAGAGCACCCTGGCCGGAGACTTCAAGAGTTTTTACGCCGCAACCGCGATGCCTGTGCGCTACGCCGTTGAGCTTCATCGGTGGGATGAAGCAAGCGCAATAACGGCCGCCAGCAGCAGTCCGCCGGAAGTGGCGGCGGTCGCAATTTGGGCTCGCGGGCTCGGACTTGCGCGACGCGGCCGTATCGAGGAGGCTCGCGCGCAAATCGATCGTCTGGCGCAAATCGAAAGTCAGCTGCGCTCTTCAGGACAAGACTACTGGGTTACGCAGACAAGCATCCTTGGGCGGGAACTCACGGCATGGTGCGCCCAGCAGCAGGGCAAACCCGACGAAGCCGTAAGCCTGATGCGCCAGGCTGCGGATGAAGAAGACGCAGTTGAGAAGCTGCCGATAACTCCCGGGCCAATCGTTCCCGCGCGCGAACAGCTAGGGTCCTTATTGCTCGAGCAGAACCATCCCGAATTGGCACTGAAGGAGTTTCAGGCGACCCTCGCGAATGCTCCAGGCCGGCTGGGCGCCGCACGCGGAGCGGCGCAAGCGGCTGAACTTCTAAAGGGAAAGACCGCCAGGGTGGCCGCCGTGGAGTAGCAAGACACCACCTAAGCCACGGGGCTCTTTGAAACCTCTTGGGTGTCCCTTATGAACTTCAGGCCGGGTGGCACACCCTTCTTTCTTATTTCGTTTCTCTGAGTCCTGTTTTGGGACTGGTAGATGCGGGTGCCGCACTCTGCGCGGTTTCCCCAAATGCCGACCCAGAGGATTGCGTCGAGGAATCAACCTGGCGTGTCGGCGTCGGCGTGAAGCGCACCCTGCGAAAACCGAGGCTGTTACGAAACTCTAAATTCCCCTTTTGAAACCGCAACATGTTGCGCTTCGCCTGGACTGCGACCACAATATGTAACAAATTCTTGAGTCTCGTAACAGCCTCAAACCGCGCAGAGTGCGACACACGCATTGTGGCGGATTGCTGAGAAACAAAACCTAGAAACAAAGGCCTGCTCAATCTAAGGCTGTGCCATCCGTCCGGAGTCATTCATGCGCTACAATTGCGCGCCTCAGGGAGGAATCCATGACCGGCACAACCCTGCATCAATCGCCCACTCCGGAGCGCTTCTTCAACGCGATAAACGCTTATCAGCAGACGGAGGCGATGAAGGCCGCCGTCGAACTGGAAATCTTTACCGCCATCGCCAAAGGTGACACCACCGCAGCGAGCATTGCCAAGCGCTGCCGGGCCAGTGAACGCGGCGTGCGAATCCTGTGCGATTTCCTGACCATTCACGGCTTCCTGACCAAAGAGAGAAACCAGTACGCTCTTGCGCCCGATTCAGCGTTGTTCCTCGACCGGCATTCGCCTGCATATATCGGTGGGACGATTGACTTCCTCCTCACCCCACGCTTGCGCGAGGGCAACGCCCGCCTGACGGAAGCCGTGCGCCGGGGAGGCACTGCAATTGGTGAAGGGATCCTGGAAACGGAGAATCCGGATTGGGTGAAATTTGCGCAAGCGATGGTGCCGCTCATGTACATGCCCGCAGAGATTATGGCCACCGAGCTTCGCAAAGGCGGCGAGGCACACAAGGTTCTTGATATCGCCGCGGGTCACGGCATGTTCGGCATCTCCGTGGCCAAGCAGAATCCCGCGGCTCACATCTATGCGGCCGATTGGAAGAATGTGCTGGAAGTCGCGCGCAACAATGCCGAGCGCATGGGAGTTGCCGACCGCTACCATCTCCTTCCGGGCAGCGCCTTCGAAACTGAGCTTGGCAACGGCTACGATTTGGTCTTGATCACCAATTTCCTGCACCATTTTGATGCGCCCACCTGCACCGCCTTCATGCGCAAAGTGCACGCCACACTGAAGCGAGGTGGCCGTGGCGCAATCGCCGAATTCGTTCCCAATCCGGATCGCATTACACCGCCCACGGCTGCTGCCTTTAGCATCATGATGCTAACCACCACGCCCGCCGGCGATGCTTACACCTTCGCAGAGCTCGAGAGTATTTCGAAGAACGCCGGCTTCACTCGAGTCGAACTAGCGCCTCCCGAGATTGGCCTCGATCGTTTGGTGATCGCCTATCGATGAATCGCGTGAAATGCCAGCGGCTCTGCCGGGCGCCTAGCCTGATAGCAGCGAAAATGGGCATAGGACAGGTTCTATATAAGGCGATGTCAAGAGCAAACACATCTCCCGAACAGATCGGAGAGGAGTTGCTTGGCATCGCCTTATAGAACCCGCCCTCCAGGCCGGCTGGGCGCCACACGGAGCGGCGCAAGCGGCTGAACTTCTAAAGGGAAAGACTGCAACCGGGGCACGATGGCGGTTAAACCAAAAAGGAGCCACTCCAGTGATCTACGTAAAAGGGATTCTCGCTGCATTGGGTGCTGCATTTGTCGTTTCGGTATACACCCTGTTCGTTGTAACGTCGAAGACCAAGGTCACAGGCAGAGGTGCGCTTGTCGCGTATTTCGCTAGTCCGTTCTTCTGGATTACGCTAATCGTGACGGCACTCTACGCGTTTCGACTCACAACTGCCGGAGTACGCTAATCGGCTTTGATTTGCGCGGGTGCCCCACTCATCGCGGTGTTCGATGAGTGGGTTATCCAGAAGGTCTCGCCTATAATTCGCCGCGTGCCGCGCGATCTGATTCGAATCTACGGTTTTCATGACTACCACTGCATCACCTGCAGTTGTTATCAAAGAAAGCCATTCATGGGATCTGCGTATGCGCGAGATGTCTTCGTAGAGGTATTCGATAGAGTGCGCGCGCGTTACCGCTTCGAGGTGCTGGGTTATGTCGTCATGCCCGAGCATTTTCAACTCGTTCTGCGAAAGAGAGAAAAGCTGTCGCTCCTGCCTGAGCCGGTTTCGGCGGAACAAAACGGAGATTTTCACGTCCGATTGCGAAATTCCGATTCATATTCGGAGCACAATCTTGA includes:
- a CDS encoding methyltransferase type 12 produces the protein MTGTTLHQSPTPERFFNAINAYQQTEAMKAAVELEIFTAIAKGDTTAASIAKRCRASERGVRILCDFLTIHGFLTKERNQYALAPDSALFLDRHSPAYIGGTIDFLLTPRLREGNARLTEAVRRGGTAIGEGILETENPDWVKFAQAMVPLMYMPAEIMATELRKGGEAHKVLDIAAGHGMFGISVAKQNPAAHIYAADWKNVLEVARNNAERMGVADRYHLLPGSAFETELGNGYDLVLITNFLHHFDAPTCTAFMRKVHATLKRGGRGAIAEFVPNPDRITPPTAAAFSIMMLTTTPAGDAYTFAELESISKNAGFTRVELAPPEIGLDRLVIAYR